One Staphylococcus simiae genomic region harbors:
- the isaB gene encoding immunodominant staphylococcal antigen IsaB family protein — translation MKKTTKVLLATTMSLSTLLGASISTVPVQQEAHAATVPHYSYHGYIGKDASFLTDKYFVNAIKHQNVKFNDVKLAKTNSKTSIEKYDQKFNGITSDGQKANQLQFVVKDDVSLSGLQKAYGQQLKSKTPQSADKQSGIFYYQPKKNQLGIWFVVNHNKVVEVAMGYAPYTTSK, via the coding sequence ATGAAGAAAACAACCAAAGTACTTCTAGCTACTACTATGTCACTTAGCACTTTGTTAGGCGCTAGTATTTCAACTGTGCCTGTGCAACAAGAAGCTCACGCCGCAACAGTTCCACACTATAGTTATCATGGTTATATAGGAAAAGATGCATCATTTTTAACAGATAAGTATTTCGTCAATGCTATAAAACATCAAAATGTTAAGTTTAATGATGTTAAATTAGCAAAGACAAATAGTAAAACATCAATTGAAAAGTATGACCAAAAATTCAACGGTATTACATCAGATGGACAAAAGGCTAATCAACTACAATTTGTAGTTAAAGATGATGTGTCTTTAAGTGGCTTGCAAAAAGCGTATGGACAACAATTAAAATCCAAAACGCCACAAAGTGCAGATAAACAAAGTGGTATTTTTTATTATCAACCTAAGAAAAATCAGTTAGGCATTTGGTTTGTTGTCAATCATAATAAAGTTGTTGAAGTAGCTATGGGTTACGCACCATATACAACAAGTAAATAA
- a CDS encoding TetR/AcrR family transcriptional regulator, with translation MPQDRRIRKSQQAIQDAFLELLESTSFEQVSVQQIAQLADVNRSTFYAHYLDKYDLLEKMEDESIAEIASYTTSESKNYEADFSEELIKNVMEKVIKHIDDHMDFYRISIENIGKESKLVDKLYNQIYNHLNHYKNESVSDDQKIPFDYFISYVSGAGLSMIQHWIKDPHRVDRETLVQTFYTIVSQGPAKIIRDKKI, from the coding sequence ATGCCACAAGATCGCCGTATACGTAAATCACAACAAGCGATTCAAGATGCATTTTTAGAGTTATTAGAATCAACATCCTTTGAGCAAGTATCCGTTCAACAAATCGCTCAATTAGCAGATGTCAATAGAAGCACATTTTATGCACATTATTTAGATAAATATGATTTACTTGAAAAAATGGAAGATGAAAGTATTGCAGAGATTGCTTCATACACAACATCTGAAAGTAAAAACTATGAAGCGGATTTTTCTGAGGAATTAATAAAAAATGTCATGGAAAAAGTAATTAAACATATAGATGATCATATGGATTTTTATCGCATTAGTATCGAAAATATTGGTAAAGAATCTAAATTAGTAGATAAGCTTTATAATCAAATCTATAATCATTTAAATCATTATAAAAATGAAAGTGTTAGTGATGACCAAAAAATTCCATTCGACTATTTTATTAGTTATGTTTCCGGTGCAGGTCTATCAATGATACAACATTGGATTAAGGATCCACATCGTGTAGATAGAGAAACATTAGTACAAACGTTTTATACTATTGTTAGCCAAGGTCCTGCAAAAATTATTAGAGATAAGAAGATATAA